A genome region from Pseudomonas sp. N3-W includes the following:
- a CDS encoding methionine ABC transporter permease, with the protein MEALTTFFANIDWFEIWLATGDTLLMLGGSLLFTILLGLPLGVLLFLCSPRQLLEAKGVYALLSLVVNILRSLPFIILLIVMIPFTVLITGTSLGVAGAIPPLVVGATPFFARLVETALREVDRGIIEATQAMGATTRQIIVNALLPEARPGIFAAITVTAITLVSYTAMAGVVGAGGLGDLAIRFGYQRFQTDVMIVTVVLLLVLVQVLQTVGDKLVVHFSRK; encoded by the coding sequence ATGGAAGCCCTGACAACGTTCTTCGCCAATATCGACTGGTTCGAAATCTGGCTGGCCACTGGCGACACCCTGCTGATGCTGGGTGGTTCGCTGCTGTTTACCATATTGCTGGGCCTGCCGCTGGGCGTGCTGTTGTTCCTGTGCAGCCCGCGCCAGTTACTCGAAGCCAAGGGTGTCTACGCTTTGCTGTCGCTGGTGGTGAACATCCTGCGTTCGCTGCCGTTCATCATTCTGCTGATCGTGATGATTCCGTTCACCGTGTTGATTACCGGTACGTCGCTGGGTGTGGCCGGTGCGATTCCACCGTTGGTGGTCGGTGCGACGCCGTTCTTCGCTCGATTGGTCGAAACCGCCCTGCGTGAAGTGGATCGCGGCATTATCGAAGCGACCCAGGCCATGGGCGCGACCACCCGGCAGATCATCGTCAATGCCTTGCTGCCGGAAGCTCGTCCGGGCATCTTTGCGGCGATTACGGTGACGGCGATTACACTGGTGTCCTACACGGCGATGGCTGGTGTGGTGGGCGCTGGTGGCTTGGGTGACCTGGCTATCCGTTTCGGCTATCAGCGTTTCCAGACTGACGTGATGATCGTCACCGTGGTTCTGCTGCTGGTGTTGGTGCAAGTGCTGCAAACCGTTGGCGACAAACTGGTTGTGCACTTCTCTCGTAAATAA
- a CDS encoding MetQ/NlpA family ABC transporter substrate-binding protein: protein MKKLLVALAAVAAFSAQADETLTVAASPVPHAEILEFVKPALAKEGVDLKIKVFTDYIQPNVQVAEKRLDANFFQHQPYLDEFNKAKHTNLVAVAGVHLEPLGAYSSKYKTLAELPGGANVVIPNDATNGGRALLLLQKAGLIKLKDANNILSTVKDITENAKDLKFRELEAATIPRVLTQVDLALINTNYALEAKLDPSKDALVIEGNDSPYVNILVARPDDKDSDAMKKLVAALHSPEVKAFILEKYKGAVLPAF from the coding sequence ATGAAAAAACTACTTGTCGCACTCGCCGCCGTGGCTGCGTTTTCCGCTCAGGCCGATGAAACCCTGACCGTTGCGGCCTCCCCGGTTCCGCACGCGGAAATCCTCGAATTCGTCAAACCGGCACTGGCCAAAGAAGGCGTGGACTTGAAGATCAAGGTCTTCACCGACTATATCCAGCCGAACGTGCAAGTGGCCGAGAAACGTCTGGACGCCAACTTCTTCCAGCATCAGCCGTACCTGGATGAGTTCAACAAGGCCAAGCACACCAACCTGGTTGCTGTTGCCGGTGTGCACCTGGAACCGCTGGGCGCTTACTCCAGCAAGTACAAGACCCTCGCTGAATTGCCGGGCGGCGCCAATGTGGTGATCCCGAACGATGCCACCAACGGCGGCCGCGCGCTGTTGCTGCTGCAGAAGGCTGGCCTGATCAAGCTGAAGGATGCGAACAACATCCTGTCGACCGTCAAGGACATCACCGAGAACGCCAAGGACCTGAAATTCCGCGAGCTGGAAGCCGCAACCATCCCACGCGTACTGACCCAGGTCGACCTGGCGCTGATCAACACCAACTACGCGCTGGAAGCCAAGCTGGATCCGTCGAAAGACGCGTTGGTCATCGAAGGCAACGATTCGCCTTACGTGAACATCCTGGTCGCCCGCCCGGACGACAAGGACAGCGACGCGATGAAGAAACTGGTTGCTGCACTGCATAGCCCGGAAGTGAAAGCCTTCATTCTTGAGAAGTACAAAGGCGCAGTACTGCCAGCCTTCTGA